The proteins below are encoded in one region of Manis javanica isolate MJ-LG chromosome 8, MJ_LKY, whole genome shotgun sequence:
- the GPHB5 gene encoding glycoprotein hormone beta-5 — translation MKLAYLLLGPVVLLLLAGCSCALSPSSGNLHTFVGCAVREFTFLAKKPGCRGLRITTDACWGRCETWEKPILEPPYIEAHHRVCTYNETKQVTVKLPSCAPGVDPFYTYPVAVRCDCGACSTATTECETL, via the exons ATGAAGCTCGCATACCTTCTCCTTGGCCCCgtggtcctcctcctcctggctggCTGCAGCTGTGCCCTCAGCCCCTCCAGCGGAAACCTGCACACCTTTGTGGGCTGTGCCGTGAGGGAGTTTACTTTCCTGGCCAAGAAGCCAGGCTGCAGGGGCCTTCGGATCACTACGGATGCCTGCTGGGGCCGCTGCGAAACCTGGGAG AAGCCCATTCTGGAACCCCCCTACATTGAAGCGCATCATCGCGTCTGTACCTACAATGAGACCAAGCAGGTGACAGTGAAGCTGCCCAGCTGTGCACCAGGAGTCGACCCCTTCTACACCTACCCTGTGGCTGTGCGCTGTGATTGCGGGGCCTGCTCCACTGCCACCACGGAGTGCGAGACCCTCTGA